The proteins below are encoded in one region of Saccharomyces kudriavzevii IFO 1802 strain IFO1802 genome assembly, chromosome: 5:
- the UBC8 gene encoding E2 ubiquitin-conjugating protein UBC8 (similar to Saccharomyces cerevisiae UBC8 (YEL012W); ancestral locus Anc_1.436) yields the protein MSSSKRRIETDVMKLLMSDHQVDLVNDSMQEFHVKFLGPKDTPYENGVWRLHVELPDNYPYKSPSIGFVNKIFHPNIDIASGSICLDVINSTWSPLYDLINILEWMIPGLLKEPNGSDPLNNEAATLQLRDKKLYEEKIKEYIDKYATKEKYEQMFGEDGDNDDIDGDGIAQESSDSDEDMQDTDISSADDSLDELSEDLSDIDVSDDEDEENGV from the exons ATGAG TAGCTCTAAAAGAAGGATTGAAACAGATGTAATGAAACTCTTGATGAGTGATCATCAGGTGGACCTAGTCAACGATAGCATGCAAGAATTTCATGTGAAATTCTTGGGTCCAAAGGACACGCCGTATGAAAATGGTGTTTGGAGATTACACGTTGAGTTACCTGATAATTATCCGTACAAGTCGCCAAGCATAGGGTTCGTTAACAAGATATTTCACCCCAACATTGATATCGCGTCGGGATCTATCTGTTTGGACGTGATCAATTCTACATGGTCACCTTTATATGACTTAATAAATATTCTGGAGTGGATGATACCGGGGCTGCTCAAGGAACCCAATGGTAGTGATCCCTTAAACAACGAAGCCGCCACACTGCAATTACGagataaaaaattatatGAGGAAAAGATTAAGGAATATATAGACAAGTATGCCACAAAGGAAAAGTACGAGCAGATGTTTGGTGAAGACGGTGATAATGACGATATTGATGGCGATGGAATTGCCCAAGAGAGCAGTGATTCCGATGAAGATATGCAGGATACTGATATTTCCAGCGCTGATGATAGCTTGGATGAGTTAAGTGAAGACCTGAGTGACATAGATGTCAGtgatgacgaagacgaGGAAAATGGGGTCTAG
- the NPP2 gene encoding nucleotide diphosphatase/phosphodiesterase NPP2 (similar to Saccharomyces cerevisiae NPP1 (YCR026C) and NPP2 (YEL016C); ancestral locus Anc_1.444), translated as MRLLEQRIDLEKNNEDDAIVKTSVKPWGRFCIFLLGAITVISLFSHRRGSRSDDAGLETIVHRSNSYFNGTHEFKTLTILISVDGFHPRLIDAKHTPFLYDLHNLQSSYDINISTTPYMIPSFPTQTFPNHWSMVTGKYPIEHGIVSNVFWDNATGSEFRPNNLDPRIWNNVADPIWQLLQTKSQNEYKVATHMWPGSDVTYEDYEEVPRERMPFYFDNFNQWEPLQEKLSHIFRYVDMPRLTDRPELIISYIPNVDWYGHNFGYDLRDERLQELVAEVDRFSHDLVEGLQRRNLLTISNVIIVSDHGMSNVDMDDEEHVVIWERMFPGDSMSTFVPHLYNEGPMMMAYLENPGDKLWIRDLIKFRLREVYGDEISRKFRVILREDFEPSWKYYQYDNKPHAYDGRVGDIWILADEHYAIVKERKDVRAGIMGTHGYNFGNCSDMASMFIGMGPMFSNEVVPPFENTEIYKMLIEASGV; from the coding sequence ATGCGTCTTTTGGAGCAACGTATTGAccttgaaaagaataatgaagatgatgctATCGTAAAGACCTCCGTAAAACCATGGGGTCGCTTCTGCATATTTTTGCTAGGCGCTATAACtgtgatttctttgttttcgCACCGTAGAGGCTCGAGGAGTGATGATGCTGGACTTGAAACAATTGTGCATAGATCAAATTCTTATTTTAACGGTACACATGAATTCAAGACGCTGACTATACTAATATCTGTCGATGGGTTCCATCCGAGATTGATAGATGCAAAACATACGCCTTTTCTTTACGACTTGCACAATTTGCAATCATCGTATGACATAAACATCAGCACTACTCCGTACATGATTCCAAGCTTCCCCACACAGACTTTCCCCAATCACTGGAGCATGGTAACAGGAAAGTACCCCATTGAACATGGCATTGTCTCAAATGTATTCTGGGATAATGCTACCGGTAGTGAATTTCGACCAAACAACCTCGATCCGAGAATCTGGAACAATGTAGCTGATCCCATTTGGCAACTATTGCAGACCAAGTCGCAAAATGAGTACAAAGTGGCTACACATATGTGGCCCGGGAGTGATGTCACGTACGAGGACTATGAAGAAGTACCAAGGGAAAGAATGCCTTTTTACTTCGACAATTTCAATCAATGGGAGCCACTCCAGGAGAAGCTATCCCACATTTTCAGATACGTGGATATGCCTCGACTGACAGATCGACCGGAATTGATAATAAGCTATATACCCAATGTCGATTGGTATGGTCACAATTTTGGGTACGACTTGCGAGATGAGCGGCTGCAAGAGCTGGTCGCTGAGGTTGACAGATTCTCTCATGACTTAGTTGAAGGCttacaaagaagaaacttgCTGACAATAAGCAATGTTATAATTGTCAGTGACCATGGAATGAGCAATGTCGACATGGATGACGAGGAGCACGTTGTCATATGGGAAAGGATGTTCCCGGGTGACTCAATGTCCACTTTTGTACCACATCTTTATAATGAAGGTCCCATGATGATGGCCTATCTGGAGAACCCTGGAGACAAGCTGTGGATTCGAGACTTAATCAAATTCCGATTGCGGGAAGTGTACGGCGATGAAATCTCGAGAAAATTCCGCGTGATCCTAAGGGAAGATTTCGAGCCAAGCTGGAAGTACTACCAATACGATAACAAGCCACATGCATATGACGGTAGAGTGGGCGATATCTGGATCCTTGCAGACGAGCACTACGCAATCgttaaagaaagaaaggatGTACGGGCGGGGATCATGGGGACACACGGATATAACTTTGGCAACTGCAGTGACATGGCGTCTATGTTCATCGGTATGGGTCCGATGTTTAGCAATGAGGTCGTACCAC
- the VAC8 gene encoding protein anchor VAC8 (similar to Saccharomyces cerevisiae VAC8 (YEL013W); ancestral locus Anc_1.441) has product MGSCCSCLKDSSDEASVSPIAENEREAVTLLLGYLEDKDQLDFYSGGPLKALTTLVYSDNLNLQRSAALAFAEITEKYVRQVSREVLEPILILLQSQDPQIQVAACAALGNLAVNNENKLLIVEMGGLEPLINQMMGDNVEVQCNAVGCITNLATRDDNKHKIATSGALIPLTKLAKSKHIRVQRNATGALLNMTHSEENRKELVNAGAVPVLVSLLSSTDPDVQYYCTTALSNIAVDESNRKKLAQTEPRLVSKLVSLMDSPSSRVKCQATLALRNLASDTSYQLEIVRAGGLPHLVKLIQSDSIPLVLASVACIRNISIHPLNEGLIVDAGFLKPLVKLLDYKDSEEIQCHAVSTLRNLAASSEKNRKEFFESGAVEKCKELALDSPVSVQSEISACFAILALADVSKLDLLDANILDALIPMTFSQNQEVSGNAAAALANLCSRVNNYTKIIEAWDRPNEGIRGFLIRFLKSDYATFEHIALWTILQLLESHNDKVENLVKNDDDIINGVRKMADATFERLQRSGIDVKNPGNNSNSNSNDNNSNNNDAGSEHQPVEDASLELYNITQQILQFLH; this is encoded by the coding sequence ATGGGTTCATGTTGTAGTTGCTTGAAAGATTCTTCAGACGAGGCCAGTGTCTCACCAATTGccgaaaatgaaagagaaGCAGTGACCTTATTGCTAGGGTATTTGGAAGATAAAGATCAGTTGGACTTCTATTCTGGGGGTCCACTGAAAGCCTTGACAACTTTGGTTTATTCAGATAATCTAAATTTACAAAGAAGTGCTGCTTTGGCATTCGCAGAAATTACCGAAAAATATGTCCGTCAAGTTTCTAGAGAAGTGTTGGAACCCATCTTAATATTATTACAAAGCCAAGACCCGCAAATTCAAGTGGCCGCTTGTGCAGCCCTGGGCAATTTGGCcgtaaataatgaaaataaattgTTGATAGTGGAAATGGGTGGCTTAGAACCATTGATAAATCAAATGATGGGTGACAACGTGGaagttcaatgtaatgCTGTTGGATGCATTACCAATTTGGCTACAAGAGATGACAATAAACACAAGATCGCTACTTCCGGCGCTCTAATCCCATTAACGAAATTGGCCAAATCCAAACATATTAGAGTTCAAAGGAATGCCACAGGCGCATTATTAAATATGACCCATTCCGAGGAAAATAGAAAGGAATTGGTTAACGCTGGTGCTGTGCCTGTATTGGTATCTTTACTGTCGTCTACAGATCCTGATGTTCAGTATTATTGTACCACTGCTTTATCGAATATAGCAGTAGACGAGTCCAATCGCAAGAAACTGGCTCAAACTGAGCCAAGATTAGTCTCCAAACTGGTGAGCCTGATGGATTCTCCATCTTCTAGAGTAAAGTGTCAAGCTACTTTGGCATTGAGAAACCTAGCATCAGATACAAGTTATCAATTAGAAATTGTAAGAGCAGGAGGTTTGCCTCATTTGGTGAAATTGATTCAAAGTGATTCTATACCACTGGTATTGGCTAGTGTAGCATGCATTAGAAATATTTCCATTCATCCATTAAATGAGGGTTTGATTGTTGATGCCGGTTTCTTGAAACCGCTGGTGAAATTACTAGACTACAAAGATTCTGAAGAGATCCAATGTCACGCCGTATCTACTTTGAGAAATCTGGCAGCATcatctgaaaaaaacagaaagGAGTTTTTCGAAAGCGGTGCCGTAGAAAAATGTAAGGAATTAGCTCTGGATTCACCCGTTAGCGTTCAAAGTGAAATTTCTGCATGTTTTGCCATTTTGGCCTTGGCAGATGTCTCCAAATTAGATTTACTAGACGCAAATATTTTAGATGCCTTAATTCCCATGACTTTTTCCCAAAATCAAGAAGTTTCTGGTAATGCCGCTGCTGCCTTGGCAAATCTATGCTCAAGGGTGAACAATTACACAAAGATTATTGAAGCATGGGATCGTCCGAATGAAGGCATTCGTGGATTTTTGATtagatttttgaaaagtgatTATGCTACATTTGAACACATTGCGCTATGGACAATTTTACAGTTGCTAGAGAGCCATAACGATAAAGTCGAAAATTTAGTCaagaatgatgatgacattATTAATGGAGTTAGGAAAATGGCAGATGCAACTTTCGAACGTTTACAGAGATCAGGAATCGATGTTAAAAATCCGGGAAATAATAGCAACTCAAACTCAAATGATAACAACAGTAACAACAACGATGCAGGATCTGAACATCAACCTGTGGAGGACGCAAGCTTGGAATTGTACAATATTACTCAACAAATTTTACAATTTTTAcattga
- the EDC3 gene encoding Edc3p (similar to Saccharomyces cerevisiae EDC3 (YEL015W); ancestral locus Anc_1.442): MSQFVGFGVQVELKDGKLIQGKIAKATSKGLTLNDVQFGDGGKSQAFKVRASRLKDLKVLTAASQSGKRKQQRQLQQQNDYSQNRGEHIDWQDDDVSKIKQQEDFDFQGNLGMFNKKDVFAQLKQNDDILPENRLQGHNRKQPQSQQNNYQNDELIIPDAKKDSWNNISSKNEQSAQESQPQQDDQDGIELEDDEHEYDVDDIDDPRYLPITQSLNITHLIHSATSSPSIDDKTRNTIISDKDQVLAKLGQMIISQSRSNSTSLPATTKQTTIKSKNTKQSIPMATPVQLLEMESITSEFFSINSSVLLENFAVNASFLIKQKLGGRARLRLQNSNPEPLVVILASDSNRSGAKALALGRHLCQAGHIRVITLFTCPQNELQDSMVKQQTEIYKKCGGKIVNSISSLESAMETLNSPVEIVVDAMQGYDCTLSDLAGTSEAIETRIKSMISWCNRQRGSTKVWALDIPNGFDAGSGLPDVFFPDRIEATGIICSGWPLIAINNLSINLPKLEDVVLVDMGIPQGVYSQRTSLRKFQNCDLFVTDGSLLLDL; the protein is encoded by the coding sequence ATGTCACAATTTGTTGGTTTCGGCGTGCAAGTGGAACTGAAAGACGGCAAGCTCATTCAGGGGAAAATTGCCAAAGCAACTTCAAAGGGACTGACTTTAAATGACGTTCAATTTGGTGATGGCGGTAAATCTCAAGCTTTCAAAGTGAGGGCATCTAGATTAAAGGATTTAAAAGTTTTAACAGCGGCCTCTCAATCCGGCAAAAGAAAGCAGCAAAGACAACTGCAGCAACAAAATGACTACAGTCAAAATCGGGGTGAGCACATCGATTGGCAAGATGACGACGTTAGTAAGATAAAACAACAggaagattttgatttccaaGGAAATTTGGGCATGTTTAACAAAAAAGACGTTTTCGCTCAATTAAAACAGAATGACGATATATTACCAGAAAATAGGTTACAGGGACATAATAGAAAGCAACCTCAATCACAACAGAATAATTACCAAAACGATGAATTGATTATTCCAGATGCAAAGAAAGATTCGTGGAACAATATTTCCTCAAAAAATGAGCAAAGCGCGCAGGAATCTCAGCCGCAGCAAGATGATCAAGATGGTATAGAGttagaagatgatgaacaTGAATACGAcgttgatgatattgatgacCCTAGGTACTTACCGATAACTCAGTCTTTGAATATTACTCACCTGATTCATTCAGCCACTAGTTCTCCATCTATCGATGATAAAACTAGGAATACAATTATAAGTGATAAGGATCAGGTACTAGCTAAATTAGGTCAAATGATCATCAGTCAGTCAAGATCCAACTCGACATCTTTGCCAGCTACAACTAAACAAACAACTATCAAATCCAAAAACACTAAGCAGAGCATCCCGATGGCTACCCCAGTACAATTACTAGAAATGGAGAGTATCACATccgaatttttcagtattAATTCATCTGTACTGttagaaaattttgctGTAAACGCATCATTCCTCATTAAGCAGAAGCTAGGGGGCCGTGCACGTTTACGTTTACAAAATTCTAATCCAGAACCTCTGGTGGTAATACTAGCCTCAGATTCGAACAGATCTGGTGCCAAAGCTTTGGCGTTAGGTAGACACCTTTGCCAGGCGGGTCATATTCGTGTTATAACATTGTTCACATGTCCTCAAAATGAACTGCAAGATTCTATGGTAAAACAACAAACAGAAATCTACAAGAAATGTGGCGGGAAGATTGTCAACAGTATATCGTCACTAGAGTCTGCTATGGAAACATTGAACAGCCCTGTGGAAATAGTCGTTGATGCCATGCAAGGATACGATTGTACTTTAAGCGATCTGGCAGGCACATCGGAGGCCATTGAAACCAGAATCAAAAGTATGATATCATGGTGTAACAGACAGCGAGGCTCTACTAAGGTGTGGGCTCTGGATATTCCAAATGGATTTGATGCGGGGTCAGGTCTGCCAGATGTTTTCTTCCCCGACAGAATTGAAGCAACAGGGATTATCTGTTCTGGTTGGCCTTTGATTGCAATCAATAACTTATCCATAAATTTACCTAAACTAGAGGATGTTGTTTTAGTCGATATGGGTATCCCACAGGGTGTTTACTCGCAAAGAACTTCTCTGCGtaaatttcaaaactgTGATCTCTTTGTCACCGACGGGTCTCTCCTTCTGGATTTGTAA